A region from the Gemmatimonadota bacterium genome encodes:
- a CDS encoding DUF2911 domain-containing protein → MRPSIPVPVLVGLLVGLSGSLRLQAQEPESAFRIPTTNPHAVVLQQIAGTEVEIDYHRPRVRNRTIFGGLVPYGQVWRTGSDNATRIRFSTPVSVGGKRLGAGTYELFSIPGETEWTIIFQEVQAQWGSYSYDDSKDALRVSARPEALAGAVESFTLALDDVQRASATLALTWDRVRVPLTLTVDVRETVVPQLEELLLTAERKPYFLAAMFYFEHDLDMERAAELMEAALAQNPGHIGMLHRQALILEKKGDIEGAIAAAERSLAGAATSPPELREEYTRLNTALLERLRGPRSR, encoded by the coding sequence GTGCGCCCGTCCATCCCCGTTCCCGTCCTGGTCGGTCTTCTCGTCGGGCTCTCCGGGAGCCTGCGTCTCCAGGCCCAGGAGCCGGAGTCCGCGTTCCGGATTCCCACCACCAACCCGCACGCCGTGGTCCTGCAGCAGATCGCGGGCACCGAGGTGGAGATCGACTATCACCGTCCGCGCGTCCGCAACCGCACGATCTTCGGAGGGCTGGTACCCTACGGGCAGGTGTGGCGCACCGGTTCGGACAACGCTACCCGCATCCGTTTCAGCACGCCCGTCTCGGTGGGTGGGAAACGCCTCGGGGCCGGTACCTATGAGCTGTTCAGCATTCCCGGGGAAACGGAATGGACGATCATCTTCCAGGAGGTCCAGGCCCAGTGGGGCTCCTACTCCTACGATGACTCCAAGGACGCGCTACGCGTCTCCGCCCGGCCGGAGGCGCTCGCAGGTGCAGTGGAGTCCTTCACGCTGGCCCTGGACGATGTCCAGCGCGCCTCCGCCACGTTGGCGCTCACCTGGGATCGGGTCCGTGTCCCCCTCACGCTCACCGTGGACGTGCGCGAAACGGTCGTGCCGCAGCTCGAAGAGCTACTTCTCACGGCCGAGCGGAAACCCTACTTCCTGGCGGCCATGTTCTACTTCGAGCATGACCTAGACATGGAACGAGCCGCGGAGCTGATGGAGGCGGCGTTGGCTCAGAACCCGGGCCACATCGGCATGCTCCACCGTCAGGCACTCATCCTGGAGAAGAAGGGAGACATCGAGGGAGCCATCGCCGCGGCGGAACGTTCGTTGGCCGGGGCTGCCACCTCGCCCCCGGAGTTGCGCGAGGAGTACACGCGTCTCAACACGGCGCTCCTGGAGCGCCTGCGCGGACCACGTTCCCGCTAG
- a CDS encoding carboxypeptidase-like regulatory domain-containing protein — MSAGVPAPLGQDNLGGLRGQFPTAVTEGAGALPGLGGLVVVGGWFALTLWMASAGVFVWGRGVGPLGPVQVAIFLPLLIWSAAYALSPALRAWVQRLDVTFLSAVQVLRILGAAHLVSWGAGIMAGTFALSVGIGNLLVALLALVTTYRVAHRLRGWRTWLTALTVMGMTEFSMTIALAVLGRFATPTPFDPPMRAGGYLDFRVPPLSIFPTYLIPLFLTVHLITLARLFPRRGARGAQAAAMLLAVFSLSAPQHVNAQQLVGRVLDGAARAGVAAADVAVLDSTGTAIARTRTGDVGDFVAHLPRPGSFALNVDALGYASAITGALVVGAGDVVEMEIPLSVDAIALTPILVTARRSDARTLADFRRRQDVGERMGVGVFFDREAIARLFNLATPLAQLPRMVTHYDENGYLHIGDPRCPGGIFLNGIWAGDRPVDVFMTPEEVEAVEVYRPGELPIDLRRPPPGFGPCTAIVVWTRQGATTQGGRAWLRFGILGLLAGGTALLLTVS, encoded by the coding sequence GTGTCCGCAGGCGTGCCCGCCCCGCTGGGTCAGGATAACCTGGGGGGCCTTCGAGGCCAGTTTCCAACGGCGGTGACCGAGGGAGCAGGGGCCCTTCCGGGGCTCGGGGGTCTGGTGGTGGTGGGGGGCTGGTTCGCACTCACGCTGTGGATGGCCAGCGCGGGGGTCTTCGTGTGGGGGCGTGGTGTCGGGCCGCTCGGACCCGTACAGGTGGCGATCTTCCTTCCTCTGCTGATCTGGAGCGCGGCCTACGCGCTCTCGCCGGCACTGCGCGCCTGGGTTCAGCGGTTGGACGTCACGTTCCTCTCCGCCGTCCAGGTTCTCCGCATCCTGGGCGCCGCCCACCTGGTCTCGTGGGGTGCGGGCATCATGGCCGGGACCTTCGCGCTGTCCGTGGGGATCGGGAACCTACTGGTGGCCTTGTTGGCGTTGGTAACCACCTACCGTGTTGCTCATCGGCTCCGGGGGTGGCGGACGTGGCTGACGGCGCTGACGGTGATGGGGATGACGGAGTTCTCCATGACCATCGCGCTGGCGGTACTGGGCCGCTTTGCTACTCCAACTCCGTTCGATCCGCCAATGCGGGCCGGTGGCTACCTGGACTTTCGCGTGCCGCCGCTCAGCATTTTTCCGACGTACTTGATCCCGCTTTTCCTCACCGTCCACCTGATCACATTGGCGCGGCTCTTCCCGCGCCGCGGAGCCCGTGGGGCGCAGGCCGCCGCGATGCTTCTGGCCGTCTTCAGCCTGAGTGCGCCCCAGCACGTGAACGCGCAGCAGCTTGTGGGCCGTGTCCTGGATGGGGCAGCGCGAGCGGGAGTCGCTGCCGCCGACGTGGCCGTCCTGGATTCGACCGGGACGGCCATTGCCCGAACGCGCACGGGAGACGTAGGGGACTTCGTCGCTCACCTCCCAAGACCCGGATCCTTCGCGCTGAACGTGGACGCACTGGGGTACGCGTCGGCCATCACGGGAGCGCTGGTCGTCGGCGCTGGCGACGTCGTAGAAATGGAGATTCCGCTTTCGGTCGATGCGATCGCGCTCACGCCGATTCTGGTGACGGCGCGACGCTCCGACGCACGAACGTTGGCCGACTTCCGCCGTCGGCAGGATGTCGGAGAGAGGATGGGTGTGGGCGTGTTCTTCGATCGTGAGGCGATTGCCCGGCTGTTCAACCTGGCGACCCCGCTGGCCCAACTCCCGCGGATGGTGACGCACTACGACGAGAACGGCTACCTGCACATAGGGGACCCGCGTTGCCCAGGCGGCATCTTCCTCAACGGGATCTGGGCTGGCGATCGACCGGTGGACGTGTTCATGACCCCAGAGGAAGTTGAAGCGGTGGAGGTCTATCGCCCGGGAGAGTTGCCCATTGATCTTCGGCGGCCGCCGCCCGGGTTTGGGCCCTGCACCGCCATCGTCGTCTGGACCCGCCAAGGCGCCACGACGCAGGGTGGACGCGCCTGGCTGCGCTTCGGGATCCTGGGTCTACTCGCGGGGGGCACGGCCCTCCTGCTCACGGTCAGCTAG
- a CDS encoding class I SAM-dependent methyltransferase has translation MSTSRAWQLETAAAERYDAVLVPSILGPAAQALVRWTSPAVGDTVLDLGCGTGAAARHAAAAAGPSGRVVAVDVQPAMLEVGARGSDAGAPIDWMQAPADRLPLPDGSVDLVLCAQVLQFLSDREAALAEVRRVLRPGGRLALSLWAPLPQSPYFDALVHSIGAHIGQEVAGGLAAAFALVDADAVRPLLHHNGFVAVETASPTLELRLPGAARFVSTHVAATPMAAGFAAAPASARTAVVADVAERMQAFARDGDWVVPFTVLCVRGARPTR, from the coding sequence GTGAGCACCTCGCGCGCCTGGCAGCTGGAAACCGCCGCAGCGGAACGCTACGATGCGGTGCTGGTCCCTTCCATCCTCGGCCCTGCCGCACAGGCGCTCGTTCGCTGGACGTCGCCGGCGGTGGGTGACACGGTTCTCGATCTCGGGTGTGGAACCGGCGCGGCCGCGCGCCATGCAGCCGCAGCCGCCGGTCCCAGCGGCCGCGTCGTGGCCGTGGATGTTCAGCCCGCGATGCTCGAGGTGGGGGCACGGGGATCGGACGCGGGCGCTCCCATCGATTGGATGCAAGCTCCAGCGGATCGGCTACCCCTGCCCGACGGGAGCGTCGATCTGGTGCTCTGCGCGCAGGTGCTGCAGTTCCTGTCGGATCGGGAGGCCGCGCTCGCCGAGGTCCGACGCGTGCTTCGTCCGGGTGGGCGCCTCGCCCTCAGCCTATGGGCTCCGCTCCCGCAGAGCCCCTACTTCGACGCGCTGGTGCACTCCATCGGCGCCCACATCGGGCAGGAGGTGGCTGGCGGTCTAGCCGCCGCGTTCGCGCTGGTGGACGCGGACGCGGTGCGTCCCCTGCTGCATCACAATGGGTTTGTGGCAGTGGAAACGGCGAGTCCCACGCTCGAGCTCCGCTTGCCCGGTGCCGCGCGCTTCGTCTCGACCCACGTCGCAGCCACACCGATGGCGGCGGGCTTCGCCGCGGCGCCGGCAAGTGCGCGAACTGCCGTCGTGGCAGACGTCGCAGAGCGGATGCAGGCCTTTGCCCGCGACGGGGACTGGGTCGTGCCTTTCACGGTGCTTTGTGTTCGGGGGGCTCGACCAACGCGGTAA
- a CDS encoding MarR family winged helix-turn-helix transcriptional regulator yields MSNKDQQAGTDMARRVINTCLAGRVRQISRAVTARYDAELRECGITANQLTILAAVAMLEMTTQRDLLPYLLMEASTLSRNIKLMVENRWLATIPGEDRRSHFLVVSPAGYRVLAQVKEPWERAHAWATKALGDADAVREMAYRLNPHIPR; encoded by the coding sequence ATGAGCAACAAAGACCAACAGGCCGGCACGGACATGGCCCGTCGGGTGATCAACACCTGCCTTGCGGGCCGGGTGCGTCAGATCAGCCGGGCCGTCACGGCCCGCTACGATGCCGAGCTGCGCGAGTGTGGGATCACTGCCAACCAACTCACCATCCTGGCCGCCGTGGCCATGCTGGAGATGACCACACAGCGTGACCTCCTGCCCTATCTCCTGATGGAGGCGTCCACCTTGAGCCGCAACATCAAGCTCATGGTGGAGAACCGCTGGCTGGCTACGATCCCGGGAGAGGACCGCCGCAGCCACTTCCTAGTGGTCAGTCCCGCGGGCTATCGAGTGCTCGCCCAGGTGAAGGAGCCCTGGGAGCGCGCACATGCGTGGGCCACCAAGGCTCTCGGGGATGCCGACGCCGTCCGGGAGATGGCCTACCGTCTCAACCCGCACATTCCCCGCTAG
- a CDS encoding biopolymer transporter ExbD, translated as MRRLPSRRPTGSIPVSSMADIAFLLLVFFLVTTVFPRDQGLALVLPAKDTTVPVSATNLLQFVVRADGFVEVRRGEGEQVQLVRPADLRAVWRQEFAENARLIALIETDGHASYERMIEVLDALKAAGAERISLRMVAR; from the coding sequence ATGCGCCGTCTCCCGTCGCGCCGCCCTACGGGGAGCATCCCCGTGTCTTCCATGGCGGATATCGCCTTTCTACTGCTGGTGTTCTTCCTGGTGACCACGGTCTTCCCGCGGGATCAGGGCCTCGCGCTCGTCCTGCCCGCCAAGGACACGACCGTACCGGTTTCAGCCACCAACCTGCTGCAGTTCGTAGTGCGCGCCGACGGGTTCGTCGAGGTGCGGCGCGGCGAGGGCGAGCAGGTGCAACTGGTGCGACCCGCCGACCTACGCGCGGTCTGGCGTCAGGAGTTCGCTGAGAATGCTCGCCTCATCGCCCTGATCGAGACCGACGGCCACGCGAGCTACGAGCGGATGATCGAGGTGCTCGACGCCCTGAAGGCTGCGGGCGCCGAACGGATCTCGCTGCGCATGGTCGCCCGCTGA
- a CDS encoding site-2 protease family protein produces the protein MAEATEVRDEPRMAWSVRIARVAGIPVQVHATFLLLLGWIAWIHWREGGTVAAVVDGVLFILAVFLCVVLHELGHALAARRFGIVTRDITLLPIGGVARLEKMPDKPAQELWVAVAGPLVNVAIAILLWVGLSWSGTLRPLETVGVAEGGLPERLLIVNVMLVMFNLIPAFPMDGGRVLRALLAMRMGLLRATRVAAALGQGLALVFGIVGLMYNPFLAFIALFVWIGAAQEANVVQVRSLLSGVSVREGMITDFEVLDGRDPLSHAVERVLAGTQEEFPVIEDGSISGILTRAHLLKALSQSGPGIPVSAAMSREPRWISPDESMERALELLRAADGSVLLIGDGGRLVGLLTETNASELVQIRAALQHV, from the coding sequence ATGGCAGAGGCGACAGAGGTCCGCGACGAGCCGCGGATGGCCTGGTCCGTGCGTATCGCGCGGGTCGCGGGCATCCCGGTCCAGGTGCACGCCACGTTCTTGCTGCTGCTGGGCTGGATCGCCTGGATCCATTGGCGGGAAGGCGGCACGGTGGCGGCTGTCGTCGACGGCGTGCTCTTCATCCTTGCCGTGTTCCTGTGCGTCGTGCTGCATGAGCTGGGGCACGCGCTGGCGGCCAGGCGATTCGGGATCGTGACGCGCGACATCACGCTGTTGCCCATCGGAGGCGTGGCCCGACTGGAGAAGATGCCGGACAAACCCGCTCAGGAGTTGTGGGTGGCGGTGGCCGGACCGCTGGTCAATGTCGCCATCGCGATTCTGCTCTGGGTCGGACTGTCCTGGAGCGGCACGCTGCGGCCCCTGGAAACCGTGGGTGTGGCCGAAGGTGGCCTGCCCGAGCGGTTGCTGATCGTCAACGTGATGCTGGTGATGTTCAACCTCATCCCGGCCTTTCCCATGGACGGTGGGCGCGTGCTGCGCGCGCTGCTCGCCATGCGCATGGGCCTGCTGCGCGCCACGCGGGTCGCTGCGGCCCTCGGGCAGGGGCTAGCGCTGGTCTTCGGCATCGTGGGGCTGATGTACAATCCCTTCCTCGCCTTCATCGCGCTGTTCGTCTGGATCGGAGCGGCCCAGGAGGCCAACGTCGTGCAAGTCCGGTCGCTGCTTTCGGGCGTCTCTGTCCGCGAGGGGATGATCACCGACTTCGAGGTGTTGGACGGACGCGATCCGCTCTCCCACGCCGTAGAACGCGTGTTGGCGGGCACCCAGGAGGAGTTCCCGGTAATCGAGGACGGGAGTATCAGCGGCATCCTGACCCGGGCGCACCTTCTCAAGGCGCTCAGCCAATCGGGCCCGGGCATCCCGGTGTCCGCGGCCATGTCGCGTGAGCCGCGCTGGATCTCGCCGGACGAGAGCATGGAGCGCGCCCTCGAGCTTCTACGGGCAGCCGACGGGAGCGTGCTTCTCATCGGCGACGGAGGCCGTCTGGTGGGGCTGCTCACGGAGACGAACGCGAGCGAGCTCGTGCAGATCCGGGCGGCACTGCAGCACGTGTAG
- a CDS encoding RagB/SusD family nutrient uptake outer membrane protein, protein MKTQRATRPLGRRAASHYGWAAWVAGLAAIGGCSLDDLLEVDLPGRVVEASLEDPRLAQTLANSVIADVECSWDNYVAAAAHHSDEWIASSGNSTMARWGLRDVPPTFASMATAACGTNYGLFTPLHGALVQAESNYDRISGFADADVPNKQALLATIRAYGAYPIIALSEGFCGSPIDGGDQVLTPKELAALAETKLTEAIQLATAAGLDNIKNLALVGRARVRLTQENFDGVLEDAALVPEGFLFVATRDATPADRQNRHYAAINGQAADANSQKHATIAPNFRALEWKGVPDPRVHVEWDGTLGFDFFTKHYRHDKINSFSDPTNMASWREAQLFMAEAYARTNRLDEARNILDAMHRRVSLPEVTAADLPTQEDVIAHVIEERRREFFSEGGHRLHDHLRWRGTTHNVPFLGEPGSIHPNGQLLDPETGAPLREYEDWTCFPVPTVEQP, encoded by the coding sequence ATGAAGACGCAGAGGGCAACACGCCCGCTGGGGCGTCGCGCCGCCTCCCACTACGGGTGGGCAGCGTGGGTCGCGGGGCTGGCCGCGATAGGCGGCTGCAGCCTGGACGACCTTTTGGAAGTCGACCTTCCCGGCCGCGTCGTCGAGGCGTCGCTGGAGGACCCGCGACTGGCCCAGACCTTGGCCAACTCCGTGATCGCGGACGTCGAGTGCTCGTGGGACAACTACGTGGCTGCGGCGGCGCACCACTCGGATGAGTGGATCGCCAGCTCCGGGAACTCGACCATGGCGCGGTGGGGACTGAGGGACGTGCCTCCGACGTTCGCGTCCATGGCCACGGCGGCGTGCGGGACCAACTATGGACTCTTCACCCCGCTCCACGGAGCGCTGGTCCAGGCGGAGTCCAACTACGACCGGATCTCGGGCTTCGCGGACGCGGATGTACCGAACAAACAGGCGCTGCTGGCGACGATCCGGGCGTACGGGGCCTACCCCATCATCGCACTGAGCGAAGGCTTCTGCGGTTCGCCCATCGACGGTGGGGATCAGGTCCTGACGCCGAAGGAGCTGGCGGCACTCGCCGAGACCAAGCTGACCGAGGCGATCCAGTTGGCCACGGCCGCAGGCTTGGACAACATCAAGAACCTGGCGCTGGTGGGGCGGGCGCGGGTACGTCTCACCCAGGAGAACTTCGACGGGGTGTTGGAGGACGCGGCCCTGGTGCCCGAAGGATTCCTGTTCGTGGCGACGCGTGACGCCACGCCGGCGGATCGCCAGAACCGGCACTATGCGGCCATCAATGGGCAGGCGGCCGACGCCAACTCCCAGAAGCACGCCACCATCGCGCCCAACTTTCGCGCGCTCGAGTGGAAGGGAGTGCCCGATCCTCGGGTGCATGTGGAGTGGGACGGCACGCTGGGCTTCGACTTCTTCACGAAGCACTACCGGCACGACAAGATCAACTCGTTCTCCGATCCCACGAACATGGCATCGTGGAGAGAGGCGCAGCTGTTCATGGCGGAGGCGTATGCGCGTACCAATCGACTGGACGAAGCCAGGAACATCCTCGACGCCATGCATCGGCGGGTGAGTCTGCCCGAGGTGACGGCCGCGGACCTGCCCACCCAGGAGGACGTGATCGCCCACGTGATCGAGGAGCGGCGCCGGGAGTTCTTTTCCGAGGGCGGACACCGCCTGCACGACCACCTGCGCTGGCGGGGAACGACCCACAACGTGCCCTTCCTCGGCGAGCCCGGCTCGATCCATCCCAACGGGCAATTGTTGGATCCCGAGACCGGGGCACCACTGCGGGAGTACGAGGACTGGACCTGCTTTCCCGTACCTACCGTCGAGCAGCCCTGA
- a CDS encoding SusC/RagA family TonB-linked outer membrane protein has protein sequence MSAARATLVAVALAWGAPLAAQNQVGGRVIDATTNQPLSGAQVSIAETGQGGLTQANGRFLIVGVQQANVTLEITMLGYRTVRQQVSTGTVDLVIQMETAAVLLDAIVVTGVAGEQQARSIGNTVATVRADEITEIAPPANVESLLSGAAAGVQIGLGGGEVGNGANIRIRGASSVSLNSQPLLYVDGVRVNGNNADVGGGVGGVGVDNSVPPSRLNDFSPEDIESIEVIKGPAAATLYGTEASNGVINIITKRGAQGAPRFTLSVSQGANWLPNPETYFPHTYFVCQGTSGTCAPGEVTDFSPLREDRLRYGYDWFQTGLPQGYAASVSGGSEALRYYFSGDWNRDEGVVDYNWQNQLNGRANLDWTPRQDLDFHFGLSGVHSKLSSSSANQPVTTAILWSCFGGCEEGSGANNPVNGPARGYIGYLPEVLADSVEGFQSVSRQTYNFRATHRPTDWFTHRLAWGGDWTETNNTQLYRPINGPGHFQPRGSKSAIRQTTQYITAEYSATATIEPTESISLATSGGLQYYQKQEDWIYAAGNIFAVATLETVSAGSQKDAAEGFVENKTAGAYLQEQVSWQNRLFLTAAVRGDDNSAFGQNFDFVVYPKFSVSWVVSEESFMEDHDWLNDLKLRGAWGRAGQQPDVFAALRTFQPAVGPNGASTVRPENIGNPDLEPEVGEELELGFDGSFFDRRLDVQFTYYDQARKDAIIQVPVKPSVGFPGIQFQNIGEISNRGFEVGLNARAFEGEDWDLGFTLNLATNSNEIVSMGGLPPQILNGANPTTGWAGQYFAEGFPLGAIFLKKVVSADIQGTGVNARGVNVMCEGGAVIPGTPNLSRGGEAAVACADAPYIFRGSPIPTREASLASTLTVFGRLQLFAQVDYQGGHHMVNGTAAGGHLFFKVTRAINERTDPILLGYEALGSDGINQAGLIDASFAKLRRLSASYTVPESMAARIGAERLTLTLSGHNLATLWQATDEVFGYPIRDPEQRDTGAAGSDPGGLHAYVQEAWPPIRRFMFTARVTF, from the coding sequence GTGAGTGCAGCCCGCGCCACCCTCGTGGCGGTGGCGCTCGCCTGGGGGGCTCCCCTGGCCGCACAGAACCAGGTCGGTGGACGCGTGATCGACGCGACCACCAACCAGCCGTTGTCCGGTGCCCAGGTGTCGATCGCGGAGACAGGCCAGGGCGGCCTGACGCAGGCCAACGGGCGCTTCCTCATCGTCGGTGTCCAGCAGGCCAACGTCACGTTGGAGATCACCATGCTGGGATACCGCACGGTAAGGCAGCAGGTGAGCACCGGCACCGTCGACTTGGTCATCCAGATGGAAACGGCGGCCGTGCTCCTGGACGCCATCGTCGTGACCGGCGTCGCAGGGGAACAGCAGGCGCGATCGATCGGCAACACGGTGGCGACCGTGCGCGCGGATGAGATCACGGAGATCGCGCCACCCGCTAACGTCGAGTCCCTGCTCAGCGGAGCGGCTGCCGGAGTGCAGATCGGCCTTGGAGGTGGAGAGGTCGGAAACGGCGCCAACATCCGCATCAGGGGAGCCAGCTCGGTGTCGTTGAACTCGCAGCCGCTTCTATATGTCGACGGCGTGCGTGTCAACGGCAACAATGCCGACGTGGGAGGAGGGGTTGGCGGTGTGGGCGTCGACAACAGCGTACCGCCGTCCCGCCTCAACGATTTCAGTCCCGAGGACATCGAGTCCATCGAGGTGATCAAGGGGCCCGCCGCGGCGACCCTCTACGGCACAGAGGCGTCCAACGGTGTCATCAACATCATCACCAAACGGGGCGCTCAGGGCGCACCCCGGTTCACGCTTTCCGTGAGCCAAGGCGCCAACTGGCTGCCCAATCCGGAGACCTACTTTCCCCACACCTATTTCGTCTGTCAGGGCACGTCGGGGACGTGCGCGCCCGGTGAGGTGACCGATTTCAGCCCGCTGCGTGAGGACCGGCTCCGCTACGGCTACGACTGGTTCCAGACCGGCCTTCCTCAGGGGTACGCGGCCAGTGTGAGCGGTGGCAGCGAGGCGCTGCGCTACTACTTCTCCGGGGACTGGAACCGGGACGAGGGCGTCGTCGACTACAACTGGCAGAACCAGCTGAATGGTCGAGCCAACCTGGATTGGACCCCACGCCAGGATCTGGACTTCCACTTCGGCTTGAGTGGCGTGCATTCCAAGCTGTCCTCTTCGTCGGCCAATCAGCCTGTCACGACAGCCATCCTCTGGTCCTGCTTCGGGGGCTGTGAAGAGGGCTCGGGGGCCAACAATCCCGTGAATGGGCCGGCCCGGGGCTACATCGGCTACCTCCCGGAGGTACTGGCGGACTCCGTGGAGGGGTTCCAGAGCGTGAGTCGGCAGACGTACAACTTCCGGGCTACGCACCGGCCGACGGACTGGTTCACCCACCGCCTGGCCTGGGGTGGCGATTGGACCGAGACCAACAACACGCAGCTGTATCGTCCGATCAACGGTCCCGGACACTTCCAGCCGCGGGGATCCAAGTCGGCCATCCGGCAGACCACGCAGTACATCACAGCAGAATACTCGGCAACGGCCACCATCGAGCCCACAGAGAGCATCTCCTTGGCCACGTCCGGCGGGCTCCAGTACTACCAGAAACAGGAGGACTGGATCTACGCGGCCGGAAACATTTTCGCGGTGGCCACCCTGGAGACGGTAAGTGCCGGCTCGCAGAAGGACGCCGCCGAGGGCTTCGTGGAGAACAAGACGGCGGGTGCGTATCTGCAGGAGCAGGTCTCCTGGCAGAACCGCCTCTTCTTGACTGCCGCCGTGCGGGGGGACGACAACTCCGCGTTCGGGCAGAACTTTGACTTCGTGGTCTACCCGAAGTTCAGCGTGAGCTGGGTGGTATCGGAGGAGTCGTTCATGGAGGACCACGATTGGCTCAACGACCTCAAGTTGCGAGGCGCGTGGGGCCGCGCGGGACAGCAGCCGGACGTCTTCGCAGCGCTGCGGACCTTCCAGCCGGCGGTGGGCCCCAACGGCGCTTCGACGGTTCGCCCCGAGAACATCGGCAATCCCGACCTGGAGCCCGAGGTCGGCGAGGAGCTGGAGCTCGGCTTCGACGGCAGCTTCTTCGATCGACGCCTGGACGTGCAGTTCACGTACTACGACCAGGCACGCAAGGACGCCATCATCCAGGTGCCCGTCAAACCGTCCGTGGGCTTCCCCGGGATCCAGTTCCAGAACATCGGCGAGATCAGCAACCGTGGGTTCGAGGTCGGTCTCAATGCCCGGGCCTTCGAGGGCGAGGACTGGGATCTGGGGTTCACGCTCAACCTGGCGACCAACAGCAACGAGATCGTCAGCATGGGGGGGCTACCTCCGCAGATCCTGAACGGTGCCAACCCGACGACGGGCTGGGCCGGACAATACTTCGCAGAGGGCTTCCCGCTCGGAGCCATCTTCCTGAAGAAGGTGGTCTCCGCGGACATCCAGGGCACTGGCGTCAACGCGCGTGGCGTCAACGTCATGTGCGAGGGCGGGGCTGTGATCCCGGGAACGCCCAACCTCTCGCGTGGGGGTGAGGCTGCGGTCGCCTGCGCCGACGCGCCCTACATCTTCCGCGGGTCACCGATTCCCACGCGGGAGGCATCGCTGGCCTCCACGCTGACCGTGTTCGGCCGGCTGCAGCTGTTCGCTCAGGTCGATTACCAGGGCGGGCATCACATGGTCAACGGTACCGCCGCCGGAGGCCACCTGTTCTTCAAGGTGACGAGAGCCATCAATGAGCGCACCGATCCGATTTTGCTGGGCTACGAGGCGTTGGGCTCGGACGGCATCAACCAGGCAGGTCTCATCGACGCCAGCTTCGCCAAGCTGCGCCGTCTGTCAGCCAGCTACACGGTACCGGAGAGCATGGCAGCCCGCATCGGTGCGGAGCGTCTGACGCTGACGTTGTCCGGACACAACCTGGCCACGCTCTGGCAGGCGACCGACGAGGTGTTCGGCTATCCCATTCGAGATCCCGAGCAGAGAGACACGGGGGCCGCCGGCTCCGACCCAGGCGGTCTGCACGCCTACGTGCAGGAGGCCTGGCCGCCCATTCGGCGGTTCATGTTCACGGCCCGAGTGACCTTCTGA